A part of Halobaculum sp. MBLA0143 genomic DNA contains:
- a CDS encoding SGNH/GDSL hydrolase family protein, protein MSSSFDALAVLGDSVAAGSYTDATGWPSRLSECDALSGTSVHRFGSTATTLAEHAETVEEHLAETVAAVDTAEPRLCVVVHAGHNDAQLSDGAPRVSEGEFRHAAAELDRTLANHDAVGWHGFLGVVPLLSVTGGVGFDDAQPGRSLLYDDAIHATVADHRAVARPVEAWHDRTTDGVHPNEAGHEHLAAVVTEWVDDAA, encoded by the coding sequence GTGAGCAGTTCCTTCGACGCGCTGGCCGTTCTCGGTGACAGTGTCGCGGCGGGCAGCTACACGGACGCGACGGGGTGGCCGAGCCGGCTCTCCGAGTGTGACGCGCTGTCGGGCACCTCGGTGCACCGGTTCGGGTCGACCGCGACGACGCTTGCCGAGCACGCGGAGACGGTCGAGGAGCACCTGGCCGAGACGGTCGCGGCCGTCGACACGGCCGAGCCGCGGCTGTGTGTCGTCGTTCACGCCGGACACAACGACGCACAGCTGTCGGACGGCGCGCCCCGAGTGTCGGAAGGGGAGTTTCGGCACGCCGCCGCGGAGCTGGACCGGACGCTCGCGAACCACGACGCAGTCGGCTGGCACGGCTTTCTCGGGGTCGTCCCACTGCTGTCCGTCACTGGCGGCGTCGGCTTCGACGACGCCCAGCCGGGGCGGTCGTTGCTGTACGACGACGCGATCCACGCGACGGTCGCCGACCACCGCGCCGTCGCCCGGCCGGTCGAGGCGTGGCACGACCGCACGACGGACGGGGTCCACCCGAACGAGGCGGGCCACGAGCACCTCGCGGCCGTCGTGACCGAGTGGGTCGACGACGCCGCGTGA
- a CDS encoding NAD(P)-binding oxidoreductase, with protein sequence MTDQTTRLDTAFVAGATGATGRALTELLAPRVETLVTLTRDSANGESLHALGADEVFVDDLLDPDGLEMALAGVDAVFSTVGTAATQVHAGGPYVDGEGNRTLVAAAEATDVDTVVLESALGVGDEPASPLAAVFEAAIGPVQAAKADAEAALRDADVRHTILRPGVLTGSPRTDDVTVADPGAKLWGTVSRADVARLLAAAATTPAAADRTFEVVSTPSFPDRAVDVDWRLPRRPDGTDVPVQVV encoded by the coding sequence GTGACAGACCAGACGACACGGCTCGACACCGCGTTCGTCGCCGGGGCGACCGGGGCGACCGGACGCGCCCTGACGGAACTGCTCGCCCCCCGGGTGGAGACGCTGGTCACGCTCACCCGCGACTCGGCGAACGGGGAGTCGTTGCACGCGCTCGGCGCAGACGAGGTGTTCGTCGACGACCTACTCGACCCGGACGGGTTGGAGATGGCGCTGGCGGGCGTCGACGCCGTCTTCTCCACGGTCGGCACCGCCGCGACGCAGGTCCACGCCGGCGGGCCGTACGTCGACGGGGAGGGGAACCGGACGCTCGTCGCGGCCGCAGAGGCGACCGACGTCGACACCGTCGTCCTGGAGTCGGCGCTGGGTGTCGGCGACGAGCCGGCGAGTCCGTTGGCGGCCGTGTTCGAGGCCGCCATCGGCCCGGTCCAAGCCGCGAAGGCGGACGCGGAGGCTGCGCTCCGGGACGCGGACGTGCGTCACACGATTCTCCGACCGGGCGTGCTCACGGGCAGTCCGCGGACGGACGATGTCACCGTCGCCGACCCCGGGGCGAAGCTGTGGGGGACGGTGTCGCGGGCGGACGTGGCTCGGCTGCTGGCGGCGGCGGCGACCACACCCGCGGCCGCCGACCGCACGTTCGAGGTGGTGTCGACCCCGTCGTTCCCGGATCGGGCCGTCGACGTGGACTGGCGACTCCCCCGGCGACCGGACGGGACGGACGTGCCCGTCCAGGTCGTCTGA
- a CDS encoding transporter, giving the protein MSITTTVAYALHTVFAGVWTGAVVFTTWKLLPLAADSDLSPAVLRGAAGGLSVFSRTSAVVLPATGLWMIWTQYGGLSGLTVPPRGHAVLTMVVLWLLMTGMTEAGAARIREAADAGKVRTAARESGRFLKAASAAGVVTLLLGGYLAAPPL; this is encoded by the coding sequence ATGAGCATCACGACGACGGTCGCGTACGCGCTCCACACGGTGTTCGCAGGGGTGTGGACCGGCGCGGTCGTGTTCACGACGTGGAAGCTCCTGCCGTTGGCGGCCGACAGCGACCTCTCGCCGGCCGTGCTCCGAGGAGCCGCCGGCGGGCTGTCGGTGTTCTCGCGGACGAGCGCGGTGGTGTTGCCGGCGACGGGGTTGTGGATGATCTGGACGCAGTACGGCGGGCTCTCCGGGCTGACCGTCCCGCCGCGGGGCCACGCCGTCCTGACGATGGTCGTCCTCTGGCTCCTGATGACCGGGATGACGGAGGCGGGCGCGGCGCGCATCCGCGAGGCGGCGGACGCGGGGAAGGTGCGGACCGCGGCCCGCGAGTCCGGGCGGTTCCTGAAGGCCGCGAGCGCAGCCGGCGTCGTCACCCTCCTCCTCGGCGGCTACCTCGCGGCGCCGCCGCTGTAA